The following proteins are co-located in the Streptomyces sp. NBC_01198 genome:
- a CDS encoding GNAT family N-acetyltransferase produces MNGSWPTELVDGDITLRPIRMRDQRAWREVNRRNRDWLRPWEATVPPAPPGHIAQRPTYRQMVRHLRNEASAGRMLPFVIDYQGRLAGQLTVAGITWGSMCSAHIGYWVDEAVAGRGVMPTSVALAVDHCFRRVGLHRVEVCIRPENGPSRRVAEKLGFREEGLRPRYLHIDGGWRDHLVYALTAEEVPEGLLSRWRQAKPGASQK; encoded by the coding sequence CTGAACGGGTCCTGGCCGACGGAACTGGTGGACGGTGACATCACCCTCCGCCCGATCAGGATGCGCGACCAACGGGCCTGGCGTGAAGTCAACCGGCGCAACCGCGACTGGTTGCGCCCCTGGGAGGCGACCGTGCCGCCCGCGCCGCCCGGTCATATCGCGCAGCGGCCCACATATCGACAAATGGTGCGCCATCTGCGCAACGAGGCGAGCGCCGGCCGCATGCTGCCGTTCGTCATCGACTACCAGGGCCGCCTGGCCGGCCAACTCACCGTCGCTGGCATCACCTGGGGATCGATGTGCTCGGCGCACATCGGCTACTGGGTCGACGAGGCAGTAGCCGGCCGCGGGGTGATGCCGACATCCGTCGCGCTCGCCGTCGACCATTGCTTCCGGCGGGTCGGACTGCACCGCGTCGAGGTGTGCATTCGACCCGAGAACGGACCGAGCCGCCGGGTCGCGGAAAAGCTCGGCTTCCGCGAGGAAGGGCTCCGCCCGCGCTATCTCCATATCGACGGCGGCTGGCGTGACCACCTGGTCTACGCGCTGACCGCCGAGGAAGTACCCGAGGGGCTGCTCAGCCGCTGGCGTCAGGCGAAGCCCGGTGCATCTCAAAAATAA
- the glp gene encoding molybdotransferase-like divisome protein Glp: MAAFVRHRGDARVSHGADRLWSVTEHLDSILGQLTPLEAIELQLLEAQGCVLVEDVTVPVALPPFENSSMDGYAVRVADTEAATLEHPAVLEVIGDVAAGSDALPAVGPGQAARIMTGAPLPPGAEAVVPVEWTDGGTGGGPASTMAAHSVDPAGAGGEVRVHQGAKEGQFVRARGSDVAAGELALAAGTVLGPPQIGLLAAIGRGTVTVRPRPRVVVVSTGSELVQPGEELLPGRIHDSNSFVLTAAARDAGAIAFRVGAVVDEVETLRAAIEDQMVRADIIVTTGGVSVGAYDVVKEALSSLGGAINDTEESSGGGSGHVEFRKLAMQPGKPQGFGRIGPDRIPLLALPGNPVSAYVSFELFVRPAIRTLMGAESVHRDVVRAACVTSIDGSPEGRRQFLRGRYDRTSGSVTPVGGAGSHLVAALAHANALIVVPEAVTSMEAGSEVDVVVLD; this comes from the coding sequence CTGGCTGCGTTCGTACGTCACCGAGGAGATGCAAGAGTGAGTCATGGCGCCGACCGGCTGTGGTCCGTCACCGAACACCTGGACAGCATCCTGGGTCAACTGACCCCGCTGGAGGCGATCGAGCTGCAACTGCTCGAAGCCCAGGGCTGTGTCCTGGTCGAGGACGTCACCGTGCCGGTGGCGCTGCCCCCCTTCGAGAACAGCTCCATGGACGGCTACGCGGTACGTGTCGCGGACACCGAAGCGGCGACGCTTGAACATCCCGCCGTCCTCGAAGTGATCGGCGATGTGGCGGCGGGCAGCGACGCGCTGCCCGCGGTCGGCCCCGGTCAGGCCGCCAGGATCATGACCGGCGCTCCGCTGCCGCCCGGCGCGGAGGCCGTCGTCCCCGTCGAGTGGACCGACGGCGGCACCGGCGGCGGACCGGCCAGCACCATGGCCGCGCACAGTGTCGACCCGGCCGGCGCCGGCGGCGAGGTACGCGTGCACCAGGGCGCCAAGGAGGGGCAGTTCGTACGGGCCCGCGGCAGCGATGTCGCGGCGGGCGAGCTCGCGCTCGCTGCCGGCACGGTCCTCGGCCCCCCGCAGATCGGCCTGCTGGCAGCAATCGGCCGTGGCACCGTCACCGTCAGGCCCCGCCCGCGAGTTGTCGTCGTGTCCACCGGCAGCGAATTGGTCCAGCCGGGTGAGGAGCTCCTGCCGGGCCGCATCCACGACTCCAACAGCTTCGTCCTCACCGCCGCCGCCCGCGATGCCGGAGCCATCGCCTTTCGCGTCGGCGCGGTTGTCGACGAGGTCGAGACGCTGCGTGCCGCCATCGAGGACCAGATGGTCCGCGCCGACATCATCGTCACCACGGGCGGTGTGAGCGTCGGCGCCTACGACGTCGTAAAGGAAGCGCTGTCCTCGCTCGGCGGTGCGATCAACGACACCGAGGAGAGTTCGGGCGGAGGTTCCGGGCACGTCGAATTCCGCAAGCTCGCAATGCAGCCGGGCAAACCGCAGGGCTTCGGCCGGATCGGCCCCGACCGGATCCCGCTGCTTGCCCTGCCCGGCAATCCGGTGAGCGCCTACGTCTCGTTCGAACTCTTCGTCCGCCCCGCCATCCGGACGCTGATGGGCGCCGAATCCGTGCACCGGGACGTCGTACGGGCCGCGTGCGTGACCTCGATCGACGGGTCGCCGGAAGGGCGGCGCCAGTTCCTGCGCGGCCGCTACGACCGGACGTCGGGCTCGGTCACCCCCGTAGGCGGCGCCGGATCGCACCTGGTCGCGGCCCTCGCGCACGCCAACGCTCTGATCGTCGTCCCCGAGGCCGTGACCTCGATGGAGGCCGGCAGCGAGGTGGATGTGGTGGTGCTGGACTAG
- a CDS encoding DUF2630 family protein: protein MQQPHDASAEQAILDRISKMVADEKVLRDLLADAGPEGADERERLTALEHELDQCWDLLRQRRALSEAGEDPGSARVRPSSTVEGYRS, encoded by the coding sequence GTGCAACAGCCCCACGACGCCAGCGCGGAGCAGGCCATACTCGACCGCATCAGCAAGATGGTCGCCGACGAGAAGGTCCTTCGCGACCTGCTCGCCGACGCCGGACCCGAAGGCGCGGACGAACGCGAACGCCTGACCGCACTGGAACACGAACTCGACCAGTGCTGGGACCTGCTGCGGCAGCGCCGCGCCCTGTCCGAGGCGGGCGAGGACCCCGGTTCCGCCCGCGTCCGCCCCTCATCGACGGTGGAGGGCTACCGCTCGTGA
- a CDS encoding YfhO family protein, which produces MAVQQSPLGATNRLRAALLGTFSAVLAFCVGDALAHNYPFGKHTRSINDLGNQFVPYHAHLWDLLHGKADGGLLLNWQSGYGTSFLPDLGTYLSSPFALLVGVFPRDRIDLAVYVITVMKIGAAAAAMACLLLTLRRGHWWAAGLLGASYAMCGWTVAAGSYNTMWLDGLIAFPLFCMVVEWARTGRRPFLSVVVVALGWTANFYIAYMATLGSALVLIALLLMEPGATRRDWLTSIGRASRSMVIGIGLTAPLLLTIVKGTKLAYPGSVQEFHPVAWSDIFGRLLPGTFTFATPALYLDTAALLLAFVLPFHPNVPRRTRLVWTGLVLAVTVSMQWKPTHLAWHAFATPNGSAFRQTFVLSGMMIIAAWIGLAHGLPKLRQIAWGVGVMGVVAVVAAVGADDGVISRGTYPLLGVGLVLAVGALLLLRRAELVRSRVLVVVAVVALIGVQIGQSAFTNAWSDRKRIELIDDYAPWGSRQDSQEAAIASADSWPDYRTDPGREQTVANDPLMVGGQGAAYYSSLTPDIWTYTLASLGGGWTSHGRSLQSLDSPVTDVIFSVGARSHQPLDPHEPGNPQTKIPSTITRQQVPPLVTVHPAQPAAHYGDSPYRNQELLLGHTVYDTPGPITLHDGHGNLIPPDGDRFHVAGGYADPKGSTYKLEANCPAGDQVYLYTPSVFSHVQVPGGPNIRFTGRLTSRRAAAEHVGDVPAGGHVSLSMRVLETSTFGTDAVGCLNMGKLATAERQIAAAAATSEHVTDDGISAQLPQGSRGFAVVAAPAITGWQCSAGNGGVHAGRSYLGLLAVPLPADGSATSISCSFTPPGLHQGEAVAGVSLLGLVALAGYGWWRRRSGGSASNGGDRGSDLGASHEPMTAALAEG; this is translated from the coding sequence ATGGCCGTACAGCAATCCCCCCTTGGCGCTACCAACCGGTTGCGGGCGGCGCTGCTCGGCACGTTCTCCGCAGTGCTCGCCTTCTGCGTCGGCGATGCGTTGGCGCACAATTACCCGTTCGGGAAGCACACCCGCAGCATCAATGACCTCGGTAACCAGTTCGTCCCCTACCACGCGCATCTGTGGGACCTGCTGCACGGGAAAGCCGACGGCGGGCTGCTGCTGAACTGGCAGTCCGGTTATGGCACCAGCTTCCTGCCGGACCTCGGCACGTACCTCTCCAGCCCGTTCGCCCTGCTGGTCGGGGTCTTCCCGCGGGACCGCATCGACCTCGCCGTCTACGTCATCACGGTGATGAAAATCGGTGCGGCGGCAGCGGCCATGGCATGTCTGCTGCTGACGCTGCGGCGCGGGCACTGGTGGGCCGCCGGGCTGCTCGGCGCGTCATACGCGATGTGCGGCTGGACGGTCGCAGCGGGGTCGTACAACACCATGTGGCTGGACGGTCTGATCGCCTTCCCGCTCTTCTGCATGGTCGTGGAATGGGCGCGGACGGGGCGGCGGCCCTTCCTGTCCGTCGTCGTGGTCGCGCTCGGCTGGACGGCGAACTTCTACATCGCGTACATGGCCACGCTCGGATCGGCCCTGGTGCTGATCGCCCTGCTGCTGATGGAGCCCGGCGCGACCCGGCGGGACTGGCTGACGTCGATCGGCCGTGCGTCGCGGTCCATGGTGATCGGTATCGGGCTGACCGCCCCGCTGCTGCTGACGATCGTCAAGGGCACGAAGCTGGCGTACCCGGGCTCGGTCCAGGAGTTCCACCCCGTGGCCTGGTCGGACATCTTCGGTCGTCTGCTGCCCGGTACGTTCACCTTTGCCACGCCGGCGCTGTATCTCGACACGGCCGCACTGTTGCTCGCCTTCGTGTTGCCCTTCCATCCGAACGTGCCGCGGCGGACGCGGCTGGTGTGGACGGGGCTTGTACTCGCGGTGACGGTGTCGATGCAGTGGAAGCCGACGCACTTGGCGTGGCACGCGTTCGCCACTCCCAACGGCAGTGCTTTCCGGCAGACCTTCGTGCTCAGCGGGATGATGATCATCGCGGCCTGGATCGGACTCGCGCACGGCCTGCCGAAGCTGCGGCAGATCGCCTGGGGCGTCGGGGTCATGGGCGTCGTGGCGGTGGTGGCAGCGGTCGGGGCCGATGACGGTGTCATCAGCCGTGGCACATACCCGCTGCTGGGCGTCGGCCTGGTCCTGGCGGTCGGCGCACTGCTGCTGCTGAGGCGAGCGGAGCTGGTGCGGAGCAGGGTTCTGGTGGTGGTCGCGGTCGTCGCCCTGATCGGTGTGCAGATCGGACAGTCGGCCTTCACCAACGCCTGGTCGGACCGTAAGCGCATCGAACTCATCGACGACTACGCCCCGTGGGGCAGCCGCCAGGACTCCCAGGAAGCCGCGATCGCCTCGGCCGACAGCTGGCCCGACTACCGCACCGACCCGGGTCGCGAGCAGACCGTCGCCAACGACCCGCTCATGGTCGGCGGGCAGGGAGCCGCGTACTACAGCAGCCTGACGCCTGACATATGGACCTACACGCTGGCCTCGCTCGGTGGCGGCTGGACCTCGCACGGCCGGTCGCTGCAGAGTCTCGACAGCCCGGTCACCGATGTGATCTTCTCCGTCGGCGCGCGGTCCCACCAGCCGCTGGACCCGCACGAGCCCGGCAATCCGCAGACGAAGATCCCGTCGACGATCACCCGGCAGCAGGTGCCGCCGCTGGTCACAGTGCACCCCGCCCAGCCCGCAGCGCACTACGGAGACTCGCCTTACCGCAACCAGGAACTGCTGCTCGGCCACACCGTCTACGACACGCCGGGCCCGATCACCCTGCACGACGGGCACGGCAACCTGATACCGCCGGACGGCGACCGCTTCCATGTGGCGGGCGGTTACGCCGACCCCAAGGGGAGCACCTACAAGCTCGAAGCGAACTGCCCGGCGGGTGATCAGGTCTACCTGTACACGCCGAGCGTGTTCAGTCATGTGCAGGTGCCCGGCGGGCCCAACATCCGCTTCACGGGACGCCTGACGTCCCGGCGCGCCGCGGCCGAGCATGTCGGCGACGTGCCGGCCGGCGGTCATGTGTCGCTGTCGATGCGCGTCCTGGAGACCAGCACGTTCGGCACCGACGCCGTCGGCTGCCTCAACATGGGCAAGCTGGCAACCGCCGAACGCCAGATCGCTGCGGCCGCCGCGACCTCGGAGCACGTCACGGACGACGGGATCAGCGCGCAACTGCCGCAGGGTTCGCGAGGATTCGCCGTGGTCGCGGCGCCGGCCATCACCGGGTGGCAGTGCTCCGCGGGTAACGGCGGCGTCCACGCCGGACGGTCGTATCTGGGGCTGCTGGCCGTGCCGCTGCCCGCAGACGGCAGCGCCACGTCCATCTCCTGCTCCTTCACCCCGCCCGGGCTGCACCAGGGTGAGGCCGTCGCCGGGGTGTCGCTGCTCGGACTCGTCGCGCTGGCCGGTTACGGCTGGTGGCGTCGGCGGTCGGGCGGCTCCGCGAGCAACGGCGGTGACCGCGGCAGCGATCTCGGCGCGTCACATGAGCCGATGACCGCCGCCCTGGCCGAGGGGTGA
- a CDS encoding GTP cyclohydrolase II gives MSADASPVPAAVSVVPPAAGVRTKVRVPLRFPDGWATTVDVFTFTGLVDGKEHLALGIGDYENAAVPLVRPHSECLTGDVFGSQRCDCGPQLREALERIGERGGYLLYLRQEGRGIGLYAKLDAYALQDDGMDTYEANLALGRGEDERDYAAAAQMLNALGVGAIRLLSNNPDKARQLARLGTRVAERVPTGVHVSDANVRYLRAKVEHTGHTLALPA, from the coding sequence ATGTCGGCAGACGCAAGTCCAGTGCCCGCAGCGGTGTCCGTCGTACCGCCCGCCGCTGGTGTCCGCACCAAGGTGCGGGTTCCGCTGCGGTTCCCCGACGGGTGGGCGACCACCGTGGATGTCTTCACGTTCACCGGTCTGGTCGACGGCAAGGAACATCTGGCACTCGGCATCGGTGACTACGAGAACGCGGCGGTGCCGCTCGTGCGGCCGCATTCGGAGTGCCTGACCGGCGATGTCTTCGGCTCCCAGCGTTGCGACTGCGGCCCGCAGTTGCGAGAGGCCCTGGAGCGTATCGGCGAACGCGGCGGCTACCTCCTCTATCTGCGCCAGGAGGGCCGCGGCATCGGTCTCTACGCGAAACTCGACGCCTATGCGCTGCAGGACGACGGCATGGACACGTACGAGGCCAACCTCGCTCTCGGCCGCGGCGAGGACGAGCGTGACTACGCGGCCGCGGCCCAGATGCTGAACGCGCTCGGGGTGGGTGCGATCCGGCTGCTGAGCAACAATCCCGACAAGGCGCGGCAGTTGGCGCGGCTCGGTACGCGGGTGGCCGAGCGGGTGCCGACCGGCGTGCACGTCTCCGATGCCAACGTCCGCTACCTGCGGGCCAAGGTCGAACACACCGGCCACACTCTCGCGCTGCCGGCCTGA
- the sepX gene encoding divisome protein SepX/GlpR: MSSSGLIYAVIVGAWAAYLVPMWLRRQDELNEARPTERFSTAIRLLSGRAAMERRVAKARAENVEPGNGDVEDDDLDPADVVDVRGLAVPATEVRPAGGRDRTAAPGAARPDPRAKVLARRRRTTTMLFLVFTVGAVAAAVGGVALLWAPVIPAALLTVYIGQMRRQERRRYEVRLDQRHAAEAARRLRARPDRARQDRGRAELPAAPAEDAAPPVPVVPAPSPRTADRRALVEQTDHAEWVDQQRAQQSADDGWDPVPVPLPTYVTAPVAPRTSGGVDLGAPDTWSSARSGTTPSPEPTAPPVAPTGHPRPRTTRTPLFDQYADPDRPRAANE; the protein is encoded by the coding sequence GTGAGCAGTAGTGGCCTCATCTACGCAGTCATCGTCGGGGCCTGGGCTGCCTACCTGGTGCCGATGTGGCTCCGTAGGCAGGACGAGCTCAACGAAGCGCGTCCGACGGAACGCTTCAGTACCGCCATCCGGCTGCTGTCCGGGCGGGCGGCGATGGAGCGGCGTGTCGCGAAAGCGCGAGCTGAGAACGTCGAGCCCGGTAACGGCGACGTCGAGGACGACGACCTCGACCCCGCGGACGTCGTTGACGTCCGCGGCCTTGCTGTGCCCGCGACCGAGGTGCGCCCCGCCGGCGGCCGCGACCGTACGGCAGCCCCCGGTGCGGCCCGGCCGGACCCCCGCGCCAAGGTGCTGGCCCGGCGACGCCGTACGACCACGATGCTCTTCCTGGTCTTCACCGTCGGCGCCGTCGCCGCAGCAGTGGGCGGTGTCGCGCTGCTCTGGGCGCCGGTGATCCCGGCCGCTCTGCTGACGGTCTACATCGGGCAGATGCGCCGCCAGGAGCGCCGGCGCTACGAGGTGCGCCTGGACCAGCGCCATGCCGCGGAAGCCGCCAGGCGCCTGCGTGCGCGACCTGACCGCGCCCGCCAGGACCGTGGGCGTGCCGAGCTGCCTGCCGCGCCCGCCGAGGACGCCGCGCCGCCCGTACCCGTGGTGCCCGCGCCGTCGCCGCGTACGGCCGACCGCAGGGCGCTGGTCGAGCAGACGGACCACGCCGAGTGGGTCGACCAGCAGCGCGCCCAGCAGTCGGCCGACGACGGCTGGGACCCCGTACCAGTGCCGCTGCCCACCTATGTCACGGCTCCGGTGGCTCCGCGCACGAGCGGCGGCGTCGACCTCGGCGCGCCCGACACCTGGAGCTCGGCCCGGTCGGGCACGACGCCTTCCCCCGAGCCCACCGCGCCTCCTGTGGCGCCCACGGGACATCCCCGTCCGCGTACCACCCGGACCCCGCTCTTCGACCAGTACGCGGACCCGGACCGCCCGCGTGCGGCGAACGAGTAG
- a CDS encoding MogA/MoaB family molybdenum cofactor biosynthesis protein: MTGGHTGMRALAVTASNRAAAGVYEDRGGPLIVAALQDLGFAVDGPQAVLDGEPVGEALRAAAAAGYDVVVTTGGTGISPTDRTPEVTRQVLDYEIPGIAEAIRAAGREKVPTAALSRGLAGVAGRTLVVNLPGSTGGVKDGLAVLTPLLTHAVDQIRGGDHPTSAPSKPSVPGRPS, from the coding sequence ATGACCGGCGGTCACACCGGGATGCGGGCGCTCGCCGTGACCGCGTCCAACCGCGCGGCGGCCGGCGTCTACGAGGATCGCGGCGGGCCGCTGATCGTCGCCGCTCTTCAGGACCTCGGATTCGCCGTCGACGGGCCACAGGCCGTCCTGGACGGTGAGCCCGTCGGTGAGGCGCTGCGGGCGGCGGCCGCGGCCGGTTACGACGTGGTGGTCACCACCGGGGGCACCGGGATCTCACCGACCGACCGGACGCCCGAGGTGACCCGGCAAGTGCTGGACTACGAGATCCCCGGTATCGCGGAGGCGATCCGAGCCGCCGGCCGGGAGAAGGTGCCGACCGCGGCGCTCTCCCGCGGTCTCGCCGGGGTGGCGGGGCGCACCTTGGTCGTGAACCTCCCCGGGTCGACCGGCGGCGTCAAGGACGGGCTGGCGGTGCTCACCCCTCTGCTGACGCACGCCGTTGATCAGATTCGGGGCGGCGATCATCCGACTTCCGCACCTTCGAAACCATCAGTCCCTGGGAGACCGAGCTGA
- the moaC gene encoding cyclic pyranopterin monophosphate synthase MoaC yields MSSAQHHLPHLDEAGAARMVDVSAKDVTARTARASGRVLVSPEVVQLLRGAGMPKGDAIATARIAGIMGAKRTPELVPLCHPLAVSGVTVDLVVAEDAVEIIATVKTTERTGVEMEALTAVSVAALTVVDMVKAVDKAAVITDVRVEDKTGGKSGDWHRS; encoded by the coding sequence ATGAGCAGCGCGCAGCATCACCTACCCCACCTCGACGAGGCAGGCGCGGCCCGTATGGTCGACGTCTCCGCGAAGGACGTGACCGCACGCACCGCCCGTGCGAGCGGGCGGGTCCTGGTCAGTCCTGAGGTCGTTCAACTGTTGCGTGGCGCAGGCATGCCCAAAGGCGACGCAATTGCCACAGCAAGGATCGCCGGCATCATGGGCGCCAAGCGCACACCCGAGCTCGTCCCGCTGTGCCACCCGCTGGCCGTCTCAGGAGTCACCGTCGACCTTGTCGTCGCGGAGGACGCCGTGGAGATCATCGCCACGGTGAAGACCACCGAGCGCACCGGCGTGGAAATGGAGGCGCTGACCGCTGTCAGCGTGGCCGCCCTCACCGTTGTCGACATGGTGAAAGCCGTCGACAAGGCGGCGGTCATCACCGACGTGCGGGTCGAGGACAAGACCGGTGGCAAGTCCGGCGACTGGCACCGGTCATGA
- a CDS encoding TetR/AcrR family transcriptional regulator, with protein sequence MTAQASAGRRTRLTPERERELYEAVVELLREVGYEALTMDAVAARTRSSKATLYRQWKGKPELVATALRHSKPVSLADIDTGSIVGDLHELIRCHDEDESKRDQELMRGLAHAAFRNEDLFRALRELLIEPELDSFRVLVRRAVDRGELAADNPASNYIPHMLFGCAMARPILEGIDADPEYSHRFIDAVVVPALGLS encoded by the coding sequence ATGACAGCTCAGGCATCCGCCGGGCGTCGTACCCGCCTGACCCCCGAGCGCGAGCGGGAGCTGTACGAGGCCGTGGTCGAGCTCCTGCGGGAGGTCGGCTACGAGGCACTGACGATGGACGCCGTCGCCGCCCGTACGCGCTCGAGCAAAGCCACCCTCTACCGTCAGTGGAAGGGCAAGCCGGAACTCGTCGCGACGGCACTGCGGCACTCCAAGCCGGTCTCGCTCGCGGACATCGACACCGGTTCGATCGTCGGCGACCTGCACGAGCTCATCCGGTGCCACGACGAGGACGAGTCCAAGCGCGACCAGGAGCTCATGCGCGGACTCGCGCATGCCGCCTTCCGGAACGAAGACCTTTTCCGTGCCCTGCGGGAATTGCTGATCGAACCGGAGCTGGACAGTTTCCGCGTCCTGGTGCGGCGCGCCGTGGACCGTGGCGAGCTGGCCGCCGACAACCCGGCGAGCAACTACATCCCCCACATGCTGTTCGGGTGCGCGATGGCACGCCCCATTCTCGAGGGCATCGACGCCGACCCTGAGTACAGCCACAGATTCATCGACGCCGTGGTGGTCCCTGCCCTCGGCTTGTCGTAA
- a CDS encoding methylated-DNA--[protein]-cysteine S-methyltransferase has product MTTAARTTTAATLTAAAHTIMDSPIGPLTLVTREGGLAGLYMTQHRHIPSQDTFGPQVAVTDVPVLARTAEQLTAYFAGEATDFDIDLSTTGTPFQRRVWAGLRDIPYGETVSYGELAAALGQPTASRAVGLANGRNPISIIVPCHRVVGADGSMTGYGGGLERKRWLLSFERGAQQPVLS; this is encoded by the coding sequence ATGACGACGGCGGCTCGTACGACCACGGCTGCGACCCTCACCGCAGCCGCTCATACGATCATGGACAGCCCGATCGGCCCGCTCACCCTCGTCACCCGTGAGGGTGGCCTGGCGGGCCTCTACATGACGCAACACCGGCACATCCCGTCGCAGGACACCTTCGGCCCGCAGGTCGCCGTCACCGACGTCCCGGTCCTCGCCCGCACCGCCGAGCAGCTGACCGCGTACTTCGCCGGTGAGGCCACCGACTTCGACATCGACTTGTCGACAACCGGCACGCCGTTCCAGCGTCGGGTCTGGGCGGGCCTGCGCGACATCCCCTACGGCGAGACCGTCTCCTACGGCGAACTCGCCGCAGCCCTCGGCCAACCCACCGCCTCCCGGGCGGTCGGCCTGGCCAACGGCAGGAACCCGATCAGCATCATCGTGCCCTGCCACCGGGTCGTCGGCGCCGACGGCAGCATGACCGGCTACGGCGGCGGCCTGGAGCGCAAGCGCTGGCTGCTGAGCTTCGAGCGCGGCGCCCAGCAGCCCGTTCTGAGCTGA
- a CDS encoding GNAT family N-acetyltransferase codes for MDDGATVSVADAPQAHRYEARIGDDLAGTASYMRTPDLIAFVHTEVDDAHEGRGIGSALARTALDDARAQGLRVVAICPFISGWIDRHPEYADLQFVPESSVSD; via the coding sequence ATGGACGACGGCGCGACGGTGAGCGTGGCCGACGCACCGCAGGCCCACCGCTACGAGGCCAGGATCGGCGACGACCTGGCCGGTACGGCCTCCTACATGCGGACACCCGACTTGATCGCTTTCGTGCACACGGAAGTCGACGACGCCCACGAGGGCCGCGGTATCGGGTCGGCGCTGGCACGTACCGCCCTGGACGACGCCCGCGCCCAGGGGCTGCGGGTGGTGGCGATCTGCCCGTTCATCTCCGGATGGATCGACAGGCACCCGGAATACGCCGATCTGCAGTTCGTACCGGAGAGCAGCGTCTCCGACTGA
- a CDS encoding AlkA N-terminal domain-containing protein, producing MHTDFDACVRAVQSKDARFDGWFFTAVLTTRIYCRPSCPVVPPKVENMTFYPSAAAAQQAGFRACKRCRPDASPGSPQWNERADLVARAMRLIADGVVDRDGVPGLATRLGYSARQVERQLLAELGAGPLALARAQRAQTARLLIETTAMPMGEIAFAAGFASIRTFNDTVREVFALAPGELRARVAKGRPAATAGSIALRLPFRRPLTPDNLFGHLAATGVPGVEEWRAGAYRRTLRLPHGAGIVELRPESDHIGCRLWLTDWRDLAQAISRCRRLLDLDADPLAVDAPLAADPVLAPLVAKSPGRRVPRVTDGAEFAVRAVLGQQISTAAARTHAGRLVAAYGEPVEDPAGGLTHLFPSSAALAGHDPAELAMPQTRRDTLAALLGALEGGDLDLDVGSDWQRARAQLAALPGFGPWTVETIAMRALGDPDAFLPTDLGVRHAARDLGLPATPAALTRHAAAWQPWRAYATQYLWATGDHPINVLPTHHPQPEGASR from the coding sequence GTGCATACGGACTTCGACGCCTGCGTACGTGCCGTCCAGTCGAAGGACGCCCGATTCGACGGGTGGTTCTTCACGGCGGTGCTGACCACCCGCATCTACTGCCGGCCGAGCTGCCCGGTGGTGCCGCCCAAGGTCGAGAACATGACCTTCTACCCGAGCGCCGCCGCCGCGCAGCAGGCCGGCTTCCGCGCCTGCAAGAGGTGCCGGCCCGACGCGAGCCCCGGCTCACCGCAGTGGAACGAGCGCGCCGACCTGGTCGCCCGCGCCATGCGGCTGATCGCCGACGGCGTGGTCGACCGCGACGGCGTTCCCGGGCTCGCCACCCGGCTCGGCTACAGCGCCCGCCAGGTCGAGCGCCAACTGCTCGCCGAGCTCGGCGCGGGACCGCTCGCCCTGGCCCGCGCCCAGCGCGCCCAGACCGCGCGGCTGCTGATCGAGACCACCGCCATGCCGATGGGCGAGATCGCCTTCGCCGCGGGCTTCGCCAGCATCCGTACCTTCAACGACACCGTCCGCGAGGTCTTCGCCCTCGCGCCCGGCGAGCTGCGCGCCAGGGTCGCCAAGGGCCGCCCCGCGGCCACCGCGGGCTCCATCGCGCTGCGGCTGCCCTTCCGCCGCCCCCTCACCCCGGACAACCTGTTCGGCCACCTCGCGGCCACCGGGGTCCCCGGCGTCGAGGAGTGGCGCGCCGGCGCCTACCGCCGCACCCTGCGGCTGCCGCACGGCGCCGGGATCGTCGAGCTGCGGCCGGAAAGCGATCACATCGGCTGCCGGCTGTGGCTCACCGACTGGCGCGACCTCGCCCAGGCCATCAGCCGCTGCCGCCGGCTGCTCGACCTGGACGCCGACCCCCTGGCGGTGGACGCGCCGCTCGCGGCCGACCCGGTGCTCGCGCCGCTGGTCGCGAAGTCTCCGGGCCGCCGCGTGCCCCGGGTCACGGACGGGGCGGAATTCGCCGTCCGCGCGGTGCTCGGGCAGCAGATCTCCACGGCTGCCGCCCGCACGCACGCCGGGCGTCTGGTGGCGGCTTACGGCGAGCCCGTCGAGGACCCGGCCGGCGGCCTGACCCACCTCTTCCCGTCCTCCGCCGCGCTGGCCGGTCACGATCCGGCGGAGCTGGCGATGCCGCAGACCCGCAGGGACACCCTGGCGGCGCTGCTGGGCGCCCTGGAGGGCGGCGACCTCGACCTGGACGTCGGCAGCGACTGGCAGCGCGCGCGGGCGCAGCTGGCGGCACTGCCGGGCTTCGGGCCGTGGACGGTCGAGACGATCGCCATGCGCGCGCTCGGCGACCCCGACGCCTTCCTGCCGACCGACCTGGGCGTCCGCCACGCCGCCCGCGACCTCGGCCTGCCCGCCACACCGGCGGCACTGACCCGCCATGCCGCGGCCTGGCAGCCGTGGCGTGCCTACGCGACGCAATACCTGTGGGCGACGGGCGATCATCCGATCAACGTCTTGCCCACCCACCACCCTCAACCGGAAGGCGCTTCACGATGA